TGCCTGAAGATCTGCCACTACTTTTCTTAGCTTTTCTTTTTGATCTTCAGATAACGTTTTTTTGTTTTCTTCTGAAATATTGTTCTTATTAAAAACATCTTGAACAAATAGTTGCATCATAGAAGAAGAAATATCCTGTAGGTTTAATTTTTCGTTAGACAATGTGTTCACCTCCAATTTTGTAATGGTTAAGGGATATATCCCTATGCCCAAAACAGCTCTTCCTCATTCAGATTGATTAAAGGATGTCAATTTGTACTAGCAATGCTAGTAAAATTTGAATAAGAACCTGGAGAGAAATTGCAACATCTGTATCAGTTGTTGTGATTTTTACATCGCGAGAGTTTTCAATAATGAGTTTTTGTTTGTTTGCTTGCTTAATAACAGAGCTTTGTAGCAATTGTTGAGTTACTTGCTCAGCACGGTTGCTATCAGCAATTGTTAGATTAATAACCAAGGCAATTGCTACTTGAATTGCAGCTTGTAAAGAAACAGCAACCTGAGTGTCAGTTGAAGTCACTTCAATATTGCAAGAGTCTTTAATGAAAATATATTCTTCTGAAGCTTGAATGGTTTCGTTCACTTGAACAGCATCTTGTGTTGTATCTTCGTGTTTGCATTTGCAGTCATCTAATGCAGACCATCTAGTTGTCATTAAAACTCACTCCTTTCATCAATAAGAGGTTAAAAGGAAACCACGACCTTTAACCTTAACGATAAGGACGCCGAGGGAAGGATCATAAATCGTGTGTTAAGCCGTGATTTCCTTTTAATTGTATTTAATGCAGATGCACTGCCTTTTGTATGAGTCAAACATACAGGTTTGAACCCATTTTTCAGATAAAAGCTGATGGACAAATATATTGAGTTGTTAAATCATCAACGGACAAATGCTCGTGTCAGAAAAAAATTCGATGGGTAACTTGTACACATACATAAATGAAAAATACTTTCATAATTTATAAAGATTATCGTTTGAGAGGTGGGGGGAAATGACAACCTGGCTACAATTCATCATCTTGGCTTTTGCAGCTTTTCGACTAACTAGATTAATTGTGTTTGACAAAATTACTGCTTTTATTCGTAATCCTTTCCATCGTGAAGTTGAAGAGATGAATGATAATGGTGAATATGAGGTTTATATTGAAATAAAAGGATCAGGATTACGGGCGTGGATTGGGGAGCTTTTAAGTTGTTATTGGTGCACAGGTGTTTGGTGTACGGGATTTTTATACGGAATTTGGTGGATTTGGCCTCAAGGAGCAGAGCCACTCCTAATGATTTTAGCCGTTGCTGGAGTTGCGGGAATTATTGAATCAATTGTCAGTAGAATAGTAGATTAGGCAATACCCTTAGAAACAAATAGAAATTAACACATAAAATGAGATATAGAAGCTGAAAAATTCTAGGAAATTATGCTCTATTTTACGAAGTAACCCTCCTTAACAAGCTGTAATCAATTTTCAATCAGCTAATGAATAGTGAAGGTTTGCTCCTAAGATAAAGAATTTTTTAAAGGAAGGTGGGATATAACATGAAAAAGGCTAACTTGAATCCTTCCGGAAGACCAACTAATTCCAACCAATCTGTATCTGTTTCTAAACCAAAAAAAGTTAAAAAAAGCGGCTGCGGTTGCGGAAAGAAAAAGAAACGCGTCTAACTGTTCCGATTCAGCTTCTTTTTCAGTTTTATAACAAGGGAGTACTTGATTTTTCGAGTACTCCTTTTATATTACATATTTTTACAGTGTCAGATGCATAATAATGAGGCTTTTATATGATTTTATGAGGAGAAAAACAACATGCCAAGCTGGACAGAAGTTATCATACGATCAGTACTCATTATCTTAGGGCTTTTTTTTATTACAAAATTACTCGGGAAAAAGCAACTATCAGCTTTATCGTTTTTTGAATACATTGTTGGTATAACAGTTGGTGATATTGCGGGAACCATTACGATGGATGTTGAATTAAATGTTGTAAATGGACTTATATCAATTTTAATTTGGTCTTTATTTCCTATTATTATTTCTACTATGTCACTTAAAAGTAAAAAATTTAGAGACATAGTGGAGGGGCAGGCAACTATTTTTATACAAGATGGAAAGATTTTAGAGAAAAACATGAAGAGAGAAAAATATAGTACGGATGACTTACTTGAACAACTTAGGAAAAAGGATATTTTTCAAGTTTCAGATGTAGAGTTTGCGGTTTTGGAAACATGTGGACAATTAAGTGTATTGCTAAAAAAGGAAAAACAACCTACAAAATGGGAAGATTTTTTCGGAAAAGGACCAGAAGTGGTAAAACCTCTTACGGTTATCATGGATGGAAAGTTCTTATCAGAAACCATTTATTCTGCTGGTTATAGCATTGCCTGGATCAAATCAAAACTACAATCC
This genomic stretch from Metabacillus sp. B2-18 harbors:
- a CDS encoding spore coat protein, producing MTTRWSALDDCKCKHEDTTQDAVQVNETIQASEEYIFIKDSCNIEVTSTDTQVAVSLQAAIQVAIALVINLTIADSNRAEQVTQQLLQSSVIKQANKQKLIIENSRDVKITTTDTDVAISLQVLIQILLALLVQIDIL
- a CDS encoding DUF421 domain-containing protein, whose amino-acid sequence is MPSWTEVIIRSVLIILGLFFITKLLGKKQLSALSFFEYIVGITVGDIAGTITMDVELNVVNGLISILIWSLFPIIISTMSLKSKKFRDIVEGQATIFIQDGKILEKNMKREKYSTDDLLEQLRKKDIFQVSDVEFAVLETCGQLSVLLKKEKQPTKWEDFFGKGPEVVKPLTVIMDGKFLSETIYSAGYSIAWIKSKLQSENSHVENIYLAQISSDGQLYVDYFDDHLEKEGEKNGDS
- a CDS encoding DUF1360 domain-containing protein, encoding MTTWLQFIILAFAAFRLTRLIVFDKITAFIRNPFHREVEEMNDNGEYEVYIEIKGSGLRAWIGELLSCYWCTGVWCTGFLYGIWWIWPQGAEPLLMILAVAGVAGIIESIVSRIVD